In Electrophorus electricus isolate fEleEle1 chromosome 12, fEleEle1.pri, whole genome shotgun sequence, a single window of DNA contains:
- the LOC113569282 gene encoding uncharacterized protein LOC113569282 isoform X2 has protein sequence MCLMKIIKFWILIVTFCKTYRGHTVGLHQKPALVSAVLGEAVTLNCTFEKHMSGERMLWYKQKSGRTFQAVGLKFSHTHTIILPEFNKSGIKVETTETSILLHIPNVSKEDEGMYFCGIYLVDIMKFSTGTFLVVRGNPGLTISVVQSPVLGRVSPGESVSLQCTVLSQRRTAELQVLWFRAAAGDTHPEIIYIHHNSSYQCEISSSPHSCVYNLSKSLLSLSDTGTYYCAVATCGKILFGNGTTIDLPKTVSPAMIWLGAALGACVIVIFAQAILICKWRSSRPSSEKQGTATVRKISQDHDSVELSYAALRFNKRKTGRNHREKEWPQESMYSEIRCPTVTDQSLFD, from the exons ATGTGTCTTATGAAGATTATCAAATTCTGGATTCTCATTGTCACCTTTTGCAAAACCT ATCGTGGCCACACTGTGGGCCTTCATCAGAAACCAGCTCTTGTCTCTGCTGTGCTTGGTGAAGCCGTTACGCTTAACTGCACTTTTGAAAAGCACATGAGTGGAGAGCGAATGCTCTGGTATAAGCAAAAATCTGGACGGACATTTCAAGCGGTTGGATtaaaattctcacacacacataccataaTTCTTCCTGAGTTCAACAAATCAGGAATCAAAGTGGAAACAACTGAGACCAGCATTTTACTCCATATTCCAAATGTTTCTAAAGAAGATGAAGGCATGTACTTCTGTGGAATTTATCTAGTGGATATAATGAAGTTTTCCACTGGGACCTTCTTGGTTGTGAGAG GCAATCCAGGACTAACCATATCAGTGGTCCAAAGTCCAGTGTTGGGGAGGGTTTccccaggagagtcagtgtctctgcagtgcacCGTCCTCTCTcagaggagaacagcagaactccaagtgctctggttcagagctgctgcaggagacaCCCATCCTGAAATAATTTACATTCATCACAACAGCAGCTATCAGTGTGagatcagctcttctccacacagctgtgtgtacaacCTCTCCAAGAGTCTCCTCAGCCTCTCTGATACTGGCACTTACTACTGCGCTGTGGCCACCTGTGGCAAGATCCTTTTTGGAAATGGGACTACAATAGATTTGC CCAAGACTGTGAGTCCTGCAATGATCTGGCTGGGAGCAGCTTTGGGAGCTTGTGTAATTGTGATCTTTGCTCAagccattttaatttgtaaatggaGGAGCTCTCGACCCAGCAGTG agaAACAAGGAACTGCTACAGTGAGAAAAATCAGTCAG GACCATGATAGTGTGGAGCTGAGTTATGCTGCCCTGCGTTTTAACAAGAGGAAAACCGGAAGAAATCACAGGGAGAAGGAATGGCCTCAAGAGAGCATGTACTCTGAAATCAGATGTCCCACTGTTACTGACCAAAGCTTGTTTGATTAA
- the LOC113569282 gene encoding uncharacterized protein LOC113569282 isoform X1: MCLMKIIKFWILIVTFCKTYRGHTVGLHQKPALVSAVLGEAVTLNCTFEKHMSGERMLWYKQKSGRTFQAVGLKFSHTHTIILPEFNKSGIKVETTETSILLHIPNVSKEDEGMYFCGIYLVDIMKFSTGTFLVVRGNPGLTISVVQSPVLGRVSPGESVSLQCTVLSQRRTAELQVLWFRAAAGDTHPEIIYIHHNSSYQCEISSSPHSCVYNLSKSLLSLSDTGTYYCAVATCGKILFGNGTTIDLPKTVSPAMIWLGAALGACVIVIFAQAILICKWRSSRPSSEKQGTATVRKISQVYLKHCTFVFCIIFVEMCANALVCSHHFKSILVMLCYVQLALLKFQKVHGDKSGMSKVRYFCEIRFLKIVTGTLRSSDLSVQALIPDTMHAKTDSNNYSE, translated from the exons ATGTGTCTTATGAAGATTATCAAATTCTGGATTCTCATTGTCACCTTTTGCAAAACCT ATCGTGGCCACACTGTGGGCCTTCATCAGAAACCAGCTCTTGTCTCTGCTGTGCTTGGTGAAGCCGTTACGCTTAACTGCACTTTTGAAAAGCACATGAGTGGAGAGCGAATGCTCTGGTATAAGCAAAAATCTGGACGGACATTTCAAGCGGTTGGATtaaaattctcacacacacataccataaTTCTTCCTGAGTTCAACAAATCAGGAATCAAAGTGGAAACAACTGAGACCAGCATTTTACTCCATATTCCAAATGTTTCTAAAGAAGATGAAGGCATGTACTTCTGTGGAATTTATCTAGTGGATATAATGAAGTTTTCCACTGGGACCTTCTTGGTTGTGAGAG GCAATCCAGGACTAACCATATCAGTGGTCCAAAGTCCAGTGTTGGGGAGGGTTTccccaggagagtcagtgtctctgcagtgcacCGTCCTCTCTcagaggagaacagcagaactccaagtgctctggttcagagctgctgcaggagacaCCCATCCTGAAATAATTTACATTCATCACAACAGCAGCTATCAGTGTGagatcagctcttctccacacagctgtgtgtacaacCTCTCCAAGAGTCTCCTCAGCCTCTCTGATACTGGCACTTACTACTGCGCTGTGGCCACCTGTGGCAAGATCCTTTTTGGAAATGGGACTACAATAGATTTGC CCAAGACTGTGAGTCCTGCAATGATCTGGCTGGGAGCAGCTTTGGGAGCTTGTGTAATTGTGATCTTTGCTCAagccattttaatttgtaaatggaGGAGCTCTCGACCCAGCAGTG agaAACAAGGAACTGCTACAGTGAGAAAAATCAGTCAGGTATATCTTAAACATTgtacttttgtattttgtataatttttgtggaaatgtgtgcaAATGCTCTGGTCTGCTCTCATCactttaaaagcattttggtTATGTTATGCTACGTGCAACTTGCTTTGCTCAAGTTTCAGAAGGTGCATGGAGATAAAAGTGGTATGTCAAAAGTaagatatttttgtgaaatacgTTTCCTAAAAATAGTGACAGGAACTCTGAGGAGCTCAGATCTCTCTGTGCAAGCTCTAATCCCAGACACAATGCATGCTAAAACTGACAGCAACAATTACAGTGAGTAA